The Setaria italica strain Yugu1 chromosome IX, Setaria_italica_v2.0, whole genome shotgun sequence genome has a window encoding:
- the LOC101759595 gene encoding syndetin produces the protein MRRDAPPPPTAHSASSSSLFGGGEQLFESGPSPLVFLPLLLIQGGGMDLSRVGEKLLSSVRSARSLGLIPPIPAAPPPRPEVPERAAAAAAAARAIAGLPPHERINLPANSEDLVSIYGSNPQGEPVEELEEVFYEEEFDPINYILQSIPEEGGDATYFDKQSTLRLAQLDKIAERLSHHVMGHHEEMVKGMQLVMELEQDLKVANVICMNGRRHITSSKNELSRDLVVNVKSKKKQALLDVLPILTELRHALDMQMELETFVEKDNYFQAFQLLPEYLQILENYSGLSAVQEMGRGIEAWLARTIQKLDTHLLGVCQIFNEESYITVVDAYALMGDVSGMAEKMQSFFLQEVLSRTHYVLKEMLEEEVGNNTQKNRFTYSDLCVQVPEPKLRPCLLKTLESLFSLMCSYYAIMSFSPGDKNIESKGPHLADKNETSQNNDEALVDSGGGQSSAAVIQDGSAAERSDRASSSEVSNPDASTSGTDSPFYQLRTDATKLVAQTFQRGRRNLWQLATSRLSVLLSSSAVCSTSIYQFLKNYEDLAIFILAGEAFCGFEASEFRQKLKTVCLNYVVSFHRQNVYALKMVLEKESWTIMSAEASQIISLAGLTGDGAALCSPTSRSSKLPINSYHANSTTANPGKQKLGFASWLKIENPFSFRLENGSAESPKSNMLFDSSVSNNHGNGNNSSLDEENEDLLADFIDEDSQLPSRIPKAKIVKGNYSHWKDGDISSQTGSSLSLLRMMDKYARLMQKLEIVNVELFKGISQLFGIFYHYVYETFGHQDRSQSGRHLPDHQSSRLKAALSKITQDSDQWTKPHNVSYSPSSPLSMSSTFGQMDVMPTAPPSSMFTSYGLKERCAAAETVSLVARVLNRSKAHLHSVLSKNNTNAVEEFYRTLVDSVPDLTEHIHRMSARMLLHIDGYPDKIANAKWEVKELGIEHNGYVDLLLGEFKHYKTRLDHGGISKELQHLLMEYGIESIAEVLVEGLSRVKRCTDEGRALMSLDLQVLINGLQHIVSANVRPKLQTVDTFIKAYYLPETEYVHWARSHPEYSKSQVVGLVNLVATMKGWKRKTRLETVEKIEA, from the exons ATGCGacgcgacgcgccgccgccacccaccgccCACTCAGCCTCCTCGTCATCCctcttcggcggcggcgagcagctgtTCGAGTCCGGGCCCAGCCCGCTCGTCTTCCTGCCCCTTCTCCTGATCCAGGGCGGCGGCATGGACCTCTCCCGCGTCGGCGAGAAGCTCCTCAGCTCCGTCCGCTCCGCTCGCTCCCTCGGCCTCATCCCCCCGATCCCCGCCGCGCCCCCTCCCCGCCCGGAG GTTCCAGAACGAGCTGCGGCCGCGGCAGCTGCTGCACGTGCGATCGCGGGGTTGCCACCGCATGAGAGGATCAACCTGCCGGCCAATTCGGAGGACTTGGTCTCCATCTACGGGAGTAACCCACAGGGGGAGCCCGTGGAGGAGCTCGAGGAGGTGTTTTATGAGGAG GAGTTCGATCCAATAAATTACATTCTGCAAAGTATTCCAGAAGAAGGCGGTGATGCCACCTATTTTGATAAGCAG TCTACATTGAGATTAGCGCAGCTTGACAAGATTGCAGAACGATTGTCACATCATGTTATGGGCCACCATGAAGAAATGG TGAAGGGGATGCAGTTAGTGATGGAACTAGAACAAGACTTAAAGGTTGCAAATGTAATATGCATG AATGGACGAAGGCATATAACCTCTTCGAAGAATGAGTTGTCGAGGGATCTGGTTGTCAATGTAAAATCAAAGAAGAAACAAGCTTTGCTG GATGTTCTTCCTATTCTTACAGAGCTTCGTCATGCACTAGACATGCAGATGGAACTTGAAACTTTTGTTGAGAAAGACAATTACTTTCAG GCGTTCCAATTATTGCCAGAATATTTGCAAATTTTGGAGAATTATTCAGGCCTTTCTGCTGTACAAGAAATGGGACGTGGGATCGAG GCATGGTTAGCTCGGACAATCCAAAAGTTGGACACCCATTTACTTGGTGTTTGTCAGATTTTCAATGAAGAAAGCTACATAACT GTTGTTGATGCATATGCACTGATGGGTGATGTTAGTGGCATGGCTGAAAAGATGCAGAGTTTCTTCTTGCAGGAAGTACTCTCTCGGACACATTATGTCCTGAAAGAAATGTTGGAAGAG GAGGTTGGAAATAATACACAGAAAAATAG GTTTACATATAGTGATCTTTGTGTTCAAGTTCCTGAGCCCAAACTTCGCCCCTGCTTGTTGAAAACCCTTGAGAGCTTATTTTCATTGATGTGCTCATATTATGCTATTATGAGCTTTTCCCCAGGAGATAAG AATATTGAGTCCAAGGGCCCGCATCTAGCAGACAAGAATGAGACATCTCAGAATAACGATGAAGCTTTAGTTGATTCAGGAGGGGGTCAGTCAAGTGCAGCAGTCATTCAGGATGGTTCTGCAGCTGAAAGAAGTGACAGAGCATCATCATCCGAGGTCAGCAATCCTGATGCTAGTACATCAGGAACGGATTCTCCATTCTATCAGCTGAGGACAGATGCTACAAAACTTGTTGCGCAAACATTTCAAAGAGGACGAAGAAATCTTTGGCAGCTGGCAACAAGTCGCTTATCTGTTTTATTATCTAGTTCAGCTGTTTGTTCAACTAGCATATACCAATTCCTGAAGAACTATGAAGATCTTGCAATTTTCATTTTGGCGGGTGAAGCATTTTGTGGGTTTGAAGCTAGTGAGTTCCGCCAGAAGTTGAAGACTGTCTGTTTGAACTACGTAGTGTCCTTTCACCGGCAAAATGTATAT GCACTTAAGATGGTACTGGAAAAGGAATCTTGGACAATAATGTCTGCTGAAGCGTCGCAGATAATTAGTTTAGCTGGCCTAACTGGTGACGGTGCTGCACTGTGCTCTCCTACCAGTAGAAGTTCCAAGTTGCCAATAAATTCTTACCATGCGAATTCAACTACAGCCAATCCGGGAAAGCAAAAGCTCGGATTCGCTTCTTGGCTTAAGATCGAAAATCCATTTTCTTTTAGGCTAGAAAATGGCTCTGCCGAATCCCCAAAGTCCAATATGCTTTTCGACTCATCAGTTAGCAATAATCATGGCAATGGGAATAATTCATCTCTCGATGAAGAGAATGAAGACCTTCTAGCGGATTTCATCGATGAAGATAGTCAGTTGCCTAGTAGGATACCAAAAGCAAAAATTGTAAAAGGCAATTATTCACATTGGAAAGATGGAGATATTTCATCGCAGACAGGCTCGTCACTTTCTCTGTTAAG GATGATGGACAAATACGCCAGGCTAATGCAAAAGCTGGAAATTGTCAATGTTGAGCTTTTTAAG GGTATCTCCCAACTGTTTGGCATCTTTTATCACTACGTATATGAGACATTTGGGCACCAAGACAGGAGTCAAAGCGGCAGGCATTTACCAGATCATCAATCAT CTCGGCTTAAAGCTGCTTTATCAAAAATAACACAAGACTCTGATCAGTGGACAAAACCACATAATGTTTCATATTCACCTTCATCCCCTTTGTCAATGAGTTCAACTTTTGGTCAAATGGATGTGATGCCTACTGCGCCTCCCAGTTCAATGTTCACTTCCTATGGGTTAAAG GAGAGATGTGCAGCTGCTGAAACAGTATCGTTGGTTGCTCGAGTTTTGAACAGATCTAAAGCCCATCTGCACTCAGTGTTGTCTAAAAATAACACTAATGCTGTTGAAGAGTTCTATAGAACACTG GTGGATTCTGTTCCAGATTTGACTGAGCACATTCACAGAATGAGTGCACGGATGCTTTTGCATATTGATGG GTATCCAGATAAGATTGCAAATGCTAAATGGGAGGTGAAGGAGCTTGGAATAGAGCACAATGG ATATGTTGATTTGTTATTGGGTGAGTTCAAACACTACAAAACAAGATTAGACCATGGAGGAATTTCTAAGGAG CTCCAACATCTGTTGATGGAGTACGGTATAGAGAGCATAGCAGAAG
- the LOC101764610 gene encoding uncharacterized protein LOC101764610, producing MRWVLNFSAGPESPGNSIHVRRKRRRLRQPPPPSGKRAAPPRPRCLAVLHRRALRRRRPPPAPRPAPEAGVVPRGKEQRYLPKRAASSGAGDGGRASGGVTSCNRRSAHGLHYFAGATCRRLHRRVQALDGHLLQETRRGEGQGEGEGEREGEGEAQGRRQRPKAGGARRWQQGRRGSELNINIWPFSRSRPAGGGSGSSKPRPPARKVSSAPCSRRNSRGEAAPPRRWAASPGRAGGGVPVGRSSPVWQIRRPAAKPAPSASELAFADRRPPPPQTHKDSKPTGAAGGGRKPGLVGGITRRRSLSPALAVASLCDAPARTRRWRRGKQREVRWKRKCLAW from the coding sequence atgcgatgggtgctaaactttagcgctGGCCCTGAGTCACCTGGAAATAGCATTCACGTTCGGAGGAAACGCCGTCGCCTCCGTCAACCTCCTCCCCCTTCTGGCAAGCGCGCTGCTCCACCCCGACCCCGCTGcctcgccgtcctgcaccgACGAGCTCTTCgtcggcggcgtcctcctcccgctccccgTCCTGCCCCCGAAGCCGGCGTCGTCCCACGCGGAAAGGAGCAGCGGTACCTGCCAAAGCGTGCCGCCAGCTCTGGAGCCGGAGACGGAGGCCGAGCCAGCGGAGGCGTCACTTCTTGCAACCGTCGCTCCGCCCACGGCCTCCATTACTTCGCCGGCGccacctgccgccgcctccaccggagGGTCCAAGCGCTGGACGGGCATCTTCTCCAAGAAACCCGCAGAGGTGAAGgacaaggagaaggagaaggagaaagagaaggagagggagaagcgCAAGGACGGCGCCAGCGGCCGAAGGCAGGCGGCGCACGCCGGTGGCAGCAGGGGAGGCGGGGCTCGGAGCTGAACATCAACATCTGGCCCTTCTCCCGGagccgcccggccggcggcgggtccgGGTCGTCaaagccgcggccgcccgcgcgGAAGGTCAGCAGCGCGCCGTGCTCGCGCAGGAACTCCCGCGGCGAGGCCGCTCCGccacggcggtgggcggcgagcCCTggccgcgctggcggcggcgtgccggtGGGCCGGTCCAGCCCGGTCTGGCAGATCCGGCGACCCGCGGCCAAGCCCGCGCCCTCAGCCTCGGAGCTGGCGTTTGCCGacaggcggccgccgccgccgcagacgcACAAGGACAGCAAGCCCAccggcgctgccggcggcggcaggaagcCCGGCCTGGTCGGCGGCATCACCCGGAGGAGAAGCTTGTCgcccgccctcgccgtcgcctccctgTGCGACGCACCGGCTCGGACTCGCCGATGGAGGAGAGGGAAGCAGAGGGAGGTGAGGTGGAAGAGGAAATGCTTGGCGTGGTga